In Treponema vincentii, a single window of DNA contains:
- a CDS encoding M3 family oligoendopeptidase, whose protein sequence is MNTPEMKQFTDLPYTRPNMEALKTAFKKAERQFEAAHSAAEQIALIDEVQKLKSHYQTMQTLAEIRHSIDTRDGFYDAENTFFDESNPFYIEMTNSFNKKLLASSFRKELEKELGSHIFAMTELDMKVFSPSIMEDLAEENKLTSSYDKLIASAEIEFAGEKRTLAQLTPFMQDQDRATREKAAQAYYGFFAENEAEFDSIYDNLVKVRTRIAKKLGYKNFVQLGYDRMGRIDYNAEMVAAYRNQIYREIVPIAVDLRKRQAKRLGLKQLYYYDEPLEYTTGNAIPHGNPDWILANAKKMYAELSPETDEFFTFMTSHNLLDVLAKKGKAAGGYCTTIPDYKAPFIFANFNNTQHDVEVMTHEAGHAFQAYQSRNARLLEYVWPTYEACEIHSMSMEFFTWPWMNLFFEEQTDKFRFTHLSGALLFLPYGVTVDEFQHWVYEHPEASPAERKASWRSIEKKYLPERDYSDNDFLNRGGYWMRQGHIFSTPFYYIDYTLAQVCALQFWAKSLSNREMAWADYLRLCKAGGRDSFLKLVELANLKNPFKDGCIASVVPACTKWLNNINDTIL, encoded by the coding sequence ATGAATACACCGGAAATGAAACAATTCACCGACCTTCCCTACACGCGACCCAACATGGAGGCATTAAAAACGGCATTTAAAAAAGCGGAACGGCAATTTGAGGCGGCACATTCGGCAGCAGAGCAGATTGCTCTTATCGACGAAGTGCAAAAACTCAAATCCCATTATCAAACCATGCAAACCCTTGCAGAAATACGGCACAGTATCGACACCCGAGACGGTTTTTACGATGCCGAAAATACGTTTTTTGATGAATCGAACCCGTTTTATATCGAAATGACCAATAGCTTTAATAAAAAACTGCTTGCCTCATCGTTCCGTAAAGAGCTGGAAAAAGAACTCGGCTCTCATATCTTTGCAATGACCGAACTTGATATGAAGGTGTTTTCACCCTCTATTATGGAAGATTTAGCGGAAGAAAACAAACTTACCAGCAGCTACGACAAACTGATCGCTTCGGCAGAAATCGAATTTGCAGGAGAAAAACGCACGCTCGCGCAGCTGACTCCTTTTATGCAAGATCAAGACCGTGCAACACGGGAAAAAGCAGCACAGGCCTACTACGGTTTTTTTGCAGAAAATGAGGCAGAATTCGATTCCATCTACGATAATTTAGTCAAAGTGCGTACCCGTATCGCAAAAAAACTCGGGTATAAAAACTTCGTGCAGCTCGGATATGACCGGATGGGCAGGATCGACTACAATGCCGAGATGGTTGCTGCCTATCGGAACCAAATCTACCGTGAAATTGTACCGATAGCCGTTGATTTACGTAAACGGCAGGCAAAGCGCTTGGGATTGAAACAGCTGTACTACTATGATGAACCGCTTGAATATACCACCGGCAATGCGATTCCCCACGGTAATCCGGATTGGATTTTGGCGAACGCTAAAAAGATGTATGCGGAACTTTCCCCCGAAACCGATGAATTTTTTACCTTTATGACTTCGCATAACCTACTCGATGTGCTTGCAAAAAAAGGAAAAGCAGCAGGCGGTTATTGTACCACAATTCCCGATTACAAGGCGCCGTTTATTTTTGCCAACTTTAATAATACGCAGCATGATGTGGAGGTGATGACCCATGAAGCAGGGCACGCATTCCAAGCCTATCAGAGCCGTAACGCCCGCCTTTTGGAATATGTATGGCCGACGTATGAAGCGTGCGAAATTCACTCGATGAGTATGGAATTCTTTACATGGCCGTGGATGAATTTGTTTTTTGAAGAGCAAACCGATAAATTCCGCTTTACTCATCTGTCCGGAGCGCTCCTGTTTTTACCCTACGGCGTTACGGTAGACGAGTTCCAGCACTGGGTATATGAACATCCCGAAGCAAGCCCCGCAGAACGAAAGGCCTCATGGCGCAGCATCGAAAAAAAGTACCTACCTGAACGGGATTACAGTGATAACGATTTCTTAAACCGCGGCGGTTATTGGATGCGCCAGGGACATATCTTCAGCACGCCGTTTTATTATATCGATTACACACTTGCGCAAGTATGTGCGCTGCAGTTCTGGGCAAAGAGCCTTTCCAATCGGGAAATGGCATGGGCGGATTACCTGCGCCTCTGCAAAGCAGGTGGTCGCGACTCCTTCCTCAAGCTTGTGGAATTGGCAAATTTAAAAAACCCCTTTAAAGACGGCTGCATTGCTTCCGTTGTACCGGCGTGTACGAAATGGCTAAATAATATCAATGATACCATATTGTAA
- a CDS encoding flagellar filament outer layer protein FlaA, which yields MKQGVVITVFVLMFAVVCTPLAAQDSGVNYQTYMVETFDSPESSEITWNAIGSKFITEGYPILKYFDGMPNALRVMQSDSDKEYKFLGMQFKFNRQGDNWVDLYPTKSSGDNAAPYEIPLKGVVQRFDLWVWGAGYAYDLEILVRDCNGRIHTLPVGTLNYHGWRNLAVTVPTNIQQRSRYLSQLKYMSFVAFRIRTQPTENVDDFYVFFDEFKALTNTRTASYDGFELENAKFDDADSNKEGGK from the coding sequence ATGAAACAAGGCGTTGTTATTACGGTCTTTGTTCTGATGTTTGCAGTCGTTTGTACTCCATTGGCAGCGCAGGATAGCGGTGTTAATTATCAAACGTACATGGTGGAGACTTTTGACTCCCCTGAATCATCAGAGATAACATGGAATGCTATTGGAAGCAAGTTTATCACCGAAGGTTATCCTATTTTAAAGTATTTTGACGGAATGCCGAACGCTCTGCGGGTTATGCAATCCGATTCCGATAAAGAATACAAATTTTTAGGAATGCAGTTTAAATTTAACCGCCAAGGCGATAACTGGGTCGATCTCTATCCGACAAAAAGCTCAGGCGATAATGCCGCTCCTTATGAAATCCCCTTAAAAGGGGTTGTCCAAAGATTTGATCTTTGGGTCTGGGGCGCAGGCTATGCGTATGATCTTGAAATTCTGGTACGCGATTGCAATGGACGGATACATACATTACCGGTCGGAACATTAAATTACCATGGATGGAGAAATTTAGCGGTTACCGTTCCCACAAATATTCAGCAGCGGTCGCGCTATTTATCACAGCTTAAATATATGAGCTTTGTCGCATTTAGAATCCGCACTCAGCCTACGGAGAACGTTGATGACTTTTATGTTTTCTTTGATGAATTCAAGGCATTAACAAATACTCGTACTGCTTCTTATGACGGCTTTGAGTTAGAGAACGCCAAGTTTGATGATGCCGATTCTAATAAGGAGGGCGGAAAATAA